A window of the Isosphaera pallida ATCC 43644 genome harbors these coding sequences:
- a CDS encoding ribonuclease D, which yields MAAHETKQLITGNQALRDLADHLRAEGRFGFDTEFVAEESYEPILCLIQVATASKLVVIDALAFSDLSPFWDAVLDPKLEVVVHAGGEDLRICKIKTGRLPERVFDVQLAAGFTGLSYPLSLTNLAREVLGVQLVGGESRTDWRKRPLSVAQMNYALEDVRHLLDLADALRSKLERMGRLDWVIEETRAFLDDISQNQDADDRWRRLPGLHQLNRRGLEIARRLAEWRMEDAQIQNKPLRFLMKDDLLVAIAKRQPKDKRDLEALRDFNKPYLLRRSGEIIAVVKEAMAVPEEVLPQHTERPEDPPGASMVVTLLQVALSHCSNRHGISSNLLGTNADLRDLYRWVVEGKPQDRLPKMMRDWRAEVVGRSLVDVAEGKVALRVTNPDSSTPVELVE from the coding sequence ATGGCCGCTCACGAGACTAAGCAACTCATCACTGGCAACCAAGCCTTGCGCGACCTGGCCGACCACCTGCGCGCCGAGGGCCGCTTTGGCTTTGACACCGAGTTTGTCGCCGAGGAAAGCTACGAACCGATTCTGTGTTTGATTCAGGTCGCCACCGCCTCCAAACTCGTGGTGATCGACGCCTTGGCCTTCTCCGACCTCTCGCCCTTCTGGGACGCGGTTCTCGACCCCAAGCTCGAAGTGGTCGTTCACGCTGGGGGCGAGGATCTCCGCATCTGCAAAATCAAAACCGGACGGCTCCCCGAGCGGGTTTTCGACGTCCAACTCGCCGCCGGCTTCACCGGCTTGAGCTACCCCCTCTCGCTGACCAACCTGGCCCGCGAAGTTCTGGGAGTCCAACTCGTCGGCGGCGAATCCCGCACCGACTGGCGCAAGCGTCCCCTCTCCGTCGCCCAGATGAACTATGCCTTGGAAGACGTGCGCCACCTCCTCGACCTGGCTGATGCCCTGCGCAGCAAGCTCGAACGGATGGGGCGGCTCGACTGGGTGATCGAAGAGACCCGTGCTTTTTTAGACGACATCAGCCAAAACCAAGACGCCGACGACCGTTGGCGTCGCCTCCCGGGACTCCATCAGCTCAACCGTCGTGGTTTGGAAATTGCCCGCCGCCTTGCCGAATGGCGCATGGAGGATGCCCAGATTCAGAATAAGCCCCTCCGTTTCTTGATGAAGGACGACCTACTCGTTGCCATTGCCAAACGCCAGCCCAAGGATAAACGCGACCTTGAGGCGTTGCGCGACTTTAACAAGCCATATCTGTTGCGGCGTTCCGGCGAGATCATCGCGGTTGTCAAAGAGGCAATGGCGGTGCCCGAGGAGGTTCTGCCCCAGCACACCGAGCGTCCCGAGGACCCCCCGGGTGCCTCGATGGTGGTGACGCTGCTCCAAGTCGCCCTCTCCCACTGCTCCAACCGTCACGGCATCTCCAGCAACCTGCTGGGCACCAACGCCGACCTGCGCGACCTTTACCGCTGGGTTGTCGAAGGCAAACCTCAAGACCGGTTGCCCAAAATGATGCGTGACTGGCGGGCCGAAGTAGTCGGTCGATCGTTGGTGGATGTCGCTGAGGGCAAGGTGGCGCTTCGAGTCACCAACCCGGATAGCTCCACGCCAGTCGAATTGGTCGAATGA
- a CDS encoding PSD1 and planctomycete cytochrome C domain-containing protein, with the protein MVLAAWNAIYAAAPLLGQESPATLRVADDHAAAMKAGLALFESQVRTILERHCLECHGGGTVKAGFDLSNRAAMLKSPGAVEPGRPRDESRLWLMVAHEDDPPMPYKAAKLADDEIDALGRWIELGAPFDRPLVEPPSDERQADAPRGPTQAERDFWSFRPLEAIAPPTPRDAQGWACGAIDRFILADLEAHGLHPNPRADRRTLIRRVTFDLIGLPPTPEEIDAFLTDPRDDVQAYDALVDRLLASPHFGERWARHWLDVARFAESHGYEQDYDRPHAYLYRDWLIRAFNEDLPYDEFIRRQLAGDELHPDDPWSMVATGFLGGGAFPTQLTEAEFESARYDELDDMTATTGVAFLGLTLGCARCHDHKYDPIRMSDYYSVAAVFTTTIRSEIELPLGPSGQIIKAQVCSEGFKPTKHHADDRGFPHFYPETHVLERGDPKRKLGLAQPGYPAVLVRHGRDPDHWKVTPPQGWTRTSFRRAALANWLTDPADGAGHLAARVIVNRLWHHHFGRGIVATPSDFGFQGARPTHPKLLDWLAVDLIHHGWRLKRLHKAIVTSATYTQSTAYDSARAALDRDNQLWWRREPRRLEAEAIRDALLACSGRLDRTPYGPGSLDETMTRRSVYFFIKRSQLIPTMMLFDWPEHLVSLGARSQTTIAPQALAFLNGPQTRADAEALAGRVAREAGDDPEARLERLGVITLGRPPAAWERDAARDFLAAQVETHRASGRNPDDAARLAWIDLAHAWFGLNEFLYID; encoded by the coding sequence GTGGTCCTTGCCGCCTGGAACGCGATCTACGCCGCCGCCCCACTCTTGGGACAGGAATCCCCCGCCACGCTCCGCGTGGCTGACGACCACGCCGCAGCCATGAAGGCCGGGCTCGCCCTGTTTGAGTCCCAGGTGCGGACCATTTTGGAGCGTCATTGCCTGGAGTGTCACGGCGGCGGCACGGTCAAGGCCGGCTTCGACCTCTCCAATCGCGCAGCGATGCTCAAAAGCCCGGGGGCCGTCGAACCGGGCCGCCCCCGCGACGAAAGCCGTCTGTGGCTGATGGTCGCTCATGAAGACGACCCACCCATGCCTTACAAGGCCGCCAAGCTCGCCGACGACGAGATTGACGCCCTGGGCCGCTGGATCGAATTAGGCGCGCCGTTTGACCGCCCTCTGGTCGAACCGCCCTCCGATGAACGTCAAGCCGACGCTCCCCGTGGTCCCACCCAGGCCGAACGCGACTTCTGGTCGTTCCGCCCGCTGGAGGCCATCGCCCCCCCCACGCCCCGCGATGCCCAAGGCTGGGCGTGCGGAGCGATCGACCGCTTCATTCTCGCCGACCTCGAAGCCCACGGACTCCACCCCAACCCTCGTGCGGATCGTCGAACCCTGATCCGCCGTGTCACCTTCGACCTGATTGGTTTGCCCCCCACGCCCGAAGAGATCGACGCCTTTCTGACCGACCCCCGCGACGATGTCCAGGCTTACGACGCCCTAGTCGATCGCCTACTCGCCTCGCCCCACTTCGGCGAGCGCTGGGCGCGTCACTGGCTGGACGTGGCCCGCTTCGCCGAAAGCCACGGCTACGAACAGGACTATGACCGCCCCCACGCCTACCTTTACCGCGATTGGCTCATCCGCGCCTTCAACGAGGACCTGCCTTACGACGAGTTCATTCGTCGCCAACTCGCCGGCGACGAACTCCACCCCGACGACCCGTGGTCGATGGTCGCCACCGGCTTTCTGGGCGGCGGAGCCTTCCCCACCCAATTGACCGAAGCCGAATTCGAGTCGGCCCGCTACGACGAGCTCGACGACATGACCGCCACCACCGGGGTCGCCTTCCTCGGCCTCACCCTGGGCTGCGCGCGGTGTCACGACCATAAATACGACCCGATCCGCATGAGCGACTATTACAGCGTCGCCGCCGTCTTCACCACCACCATCCGCTCGGAAATCGAGTTGCCCCTAGGCCCCTCGGGCCAGATCATCAAAGCCCAGGTCTGCTCCGAAGGGTTCAAGCCAACCAAGCACCACGCCGACGACCGCGGCTTCCCCCACTTCTACCCCGAAACTCACGTGCTGGAACGCGGCGACCCCAAGCGTAAACTCGGCCTGGCCCAGCCCGGCTATCCCGCGGTGCTGGTCCGCCACGGCCGCGACCCAGACCACTGGAAAGTCACGCCGCCCCAAGGTTGGACCCGCACCAGCTTCCGCCGCGCCGCGCTGGCCAACTGGCTGACCGACCCCGCCGACGGAGCCGGACATTTGGCGGCCCGCGTCATAGTCAACCGTCTTTGGCATCACCACTTCGGGCGGGGGATCGTCGCCACGCCCTCCGACTTTGGTTTCCAAGGCGCACGGCCCACCCACCCCAAGCTGCTGGACTGGCTGGCGGTCGATCTCATCCATCACGGCTGGCGTCTCAAACGTCTCCACAAAGCAATCGTCACCAGCGCGACCTACACCCAATCGACCGCCTACGACTCCGCCCGCGCGGCGCTGGACCGCGACAACCAGCTCTGGTGGCGGCGCGAACCCCGCCGCTTGGAGGCCGAGGCAATCCGCGACGCCCTGTTGGCCTGCTCGGGCCGACTCGACCGCACGCCCTATGGTCCCGGCTCGCTTGATGAGACGATGACCCGTCGCAGTGTCTACTTCTTCATCAAACGGAGTCAACTCATTCCCACCATGATGCTCTTCGACTGGCCCGAACATCTGGTCTCGCTGGGGGCGCGCAGTCAAACCACGATCGCGCCCCAGGCGCTGGCCTTCCTCAACGGCCCGCAAACCCGCGCCGACGCCGAAGCGCTGGCCGGGCGCGTGGCCCGCGAAGCTGGCGACGACCCCGAAGCCCGCTTGGAACGCCTCGGCGTCATCACCCTGGGACGCCCGCCCGCCGCCTGGGAACGCGACGCGGCCCGCGACTTCCTGGCCGCCCAGGTCGAAACCCATCGCGCCTCGGGTCGCAACCCTGACGACGCGGCCCGTCTGGCCTGGATCGACCTGGCCCACGCCTGGTTCGGTCTAAACGAATTTCTTTACATTGATTGA
- a CDS encoding DUF1501 domain-containing protein gives MTAFHPAPDSGLISRRSLLARAGGGLGLLGLAALLEDQGLLVQACAARTDGGGRTRATGGPLDPMAPRPGHIPAKAKAVIWVFINGGPSQVDTWDYKPALERWDGKSIAEFDPGFDNTTGFFKNAVGGLMKSPFTFRPRGECGKMVSDLFPHLGEHVDKMAFIHSGYTESNNHSPALFMMNTGMPRMGFPCVGSWITYGLGSENRNLPGFVVMSDPKGRGLPKGHAANWGAAFLPGVYQGTYLSPTGAPIANLSPPEPLTPAAQRRQIDLINRLNTHHAQAPGHEALPDLVARIESFELAYRMQSAAPEALDIESEPESIKRLYGFDDPRCRHFAVQCLIARRLVERGVRFVQIYSGGMENQLSWDGHIDIKGNHEQFAAETDQPVAGLLTDLAQRGLFEETLVIWAGEFGRLPIAQTGAKPGRDHNPHCFTAWLAGGGVKGGVSHGESDEVGYKAAVDRVSIHDLHATILHLMGLDHTRLTYRHNGRDYRLTDVAGEVVRSILA, from the coding sequence GTGACTGCATTCCATCCCGCCCCCGATTCCGGTCTGATCTCGCGTCGCTCACTGTTGGCCCGCGCTGGTGGTGGGCTTGGTTTGCTTGGTCTAGCCGCCTTGCTGGAGGATCAAGGCTTGCTGGTCCAGGCGTGCGCGGCTCGAACCGACGGTGGGGGCCGGACCCGCGCGACTGGTGGACCGCTCGACCCGATGGCACCGCGTCCCGGCCACATCCCGGCCAAAGCTAAGGCGGTCATTTGGGTGTTCATCAATGGGGGACCCAGTCAGGTTGACACCTGGGATTACAAGCCGGCGCTGGAGCGTTGGGACGGCAAAAGCATCGCCGAGTTCGATCCCGGCTTCGACAACACCACGGGGTTCTTCAAAAACGCCGTCGGAGGGTTGATGAAGTCGCCGTTCACCTTCCGCCCTAGGGGCGAATGCGGCAAGATGGTCTCCGACCTGTTCCCTCACTTGGGCGAACATGTGGACAAAATGGCGTTCATCCATTCGGGCTACACCGAGTCCAACAATCACTCCCCCGCGCTGTTCATGATGAACACCGGGATGCCCCGGATGGGCTTCCCCTGCGTGGGGTCATGGATCACCTACGGACTCGGCAGCGAGAACCGCAACCTGCCCGGCTTCGTGGTCATGTCCGACCCCAAGGGCCGGGGACTGCCCAAAGGCCACGCCGCCAACTGGGGCGCTGCGTTCCTCCCCGGGGTCTACCAAGGCACCTACCTGAGCCCCACCGGCGCTCCCATCGCCAACCTGTCTCCACCGGAGCCATTGACCCCCGCGGCTCAACGACGGCAAATCGACCTGATCAATCGGCTCAACACCCACCACGCCCAGGCTCCCGGCCACGAGGCCCTGCCCGACTTGGTCGCGCGGATCGAGAGCTTCGAACTAGCTTATCGAATGCAGTCAGCCGCCCCTGAAGCGCTCGATATCGAGTCCGAACCAGAGTCCATTAAGCGCCTTTATGGATTCGACGATCCGCGTTGCCGTCATTTCGCCGTTCAGTGCCTCATCGCGCGACGGTTGGTCGAACGCGGGGTCCGGTTCGTGCAGATCTATTCCGGCGGCATGGAGAACCAACTATCTTGGGATGGACACATCGATATCAAAGGGAATCATGAGCAGTTTGCAGCTGAGACCGACCAGCCGGTGGCCGGTTTACTGACCGATTTGGCGCAGCGGGGCCTGTTCGAGGAGACCCTGGTGATTTGGGCTGGGGAGTTTGGACGGTTGCCGATCGCGCAGACCGGAGCCAAGCCCGGTCGGGATCACAACCCGCATTGCTTCACCGCCTGGCTGGCCGGGGGCGGAGTCAAGGGGGGAGTCAGTCACGGCGAATCGGACGAGGTGGGCTACAAGGCGGCGGTCGATCGGGTGTCGATCCACGACCTGCACGCCACGATTTTGCATTTGATGGGTTTGGACCACACCCGTCTGACTTATCGCCACAACGGGCGGGATTATCGCCTCACCGATGTCGCGGGCGAAGTGGTGCGATCAATCCTGGCCTGA